The following are from one region of the Jatrophihabitans telluris genome:
- a CDS encoding chloride channel protein, with protein sequence MTRSKPAKASERLRQPQPYLRTRLPSGRGATEQPNVTGDGEAALSPRFWLALVLTGVATGLLGVALMALLFHVESAAFGYHRGDFQSGVEAASALRRVTSLLIAGVFGGIAWFLLRRYTPGKKSEIDDVLWSQSGELSVRRSTGSSIISEIVIGMGVSLGREAAPKTMGGLSGGLLGRWFGLSGAQQRLLIACGGGAGLAAVYNVPLGGAFFTAEILVGSVSIATMLPALACCGIATVTAWVYLPNQATYLDVPGYHVSPALLVWALLAGPLIGLGAAGYIRGIGWLSHHRITGTPSLFAPLVAFGALGVIGIAYPQLFGNGKDMAHDAFLGGGTIGFLLVLAVLKPAVTALCLASGASGGLFTPVMSTGAVLGGGLGLVWTHLWPGTPVGAYAMVGAAAMIGCAMQAPITGLALVLELTHSGFGLMTPMIIATVIATAAVRYLDGYSIYSARLPARPAAPGPAAVPADGSGGLGDR encoded by the coding sequence GTGACGCGATCTAAGCCCGCGAAGGCCAGCGAGCGACTGCGACAACCGCAGCCCTACCTGCGGACGCGGCTGCCGTCCGGACGCGGAGCCACCGAGCAGCCGAACGTCACCGGCGACGGCGAGGCCGCGTTGAGCCCGAGGTTTTGGCTCGCGCTGGTGCTGACCGGGGTCGCGACCGGGCTGCTCGGAGTCGCCCTGATGGCGCTGCTGTTTCATGTCGAGTCCGCCGCGTTCGGCTACCACCGCGGGGACTTCCAGTCCGGGGTCGAGGCCGCATCGGCGCTGCGGCGGGTCACCTCGCTGCTGATCGCCGGCGTCTTCGGCGGGATCGCCTGGTTTCTGCTGCGCCGCTATACCCCGGGCAAGAAGTCCGAGATCGATGACGTGCTGTGGAGTCAGTCGGGGGAGTTGTCGGTCCGCCGCTCGACGGGTAGCAGCATCATCTCCGAGATCGTGATCGGGATGGGCGTGTCGCTGGGCCGGGAGGCGGCGCCGAAGACGATGGGCGGTCTGTCCGGTGGCCTGCTCGGGCGCTGGTTCGGTTTGTCCGGCGCTCAGCAGCGGTTGCTGATCGCCTGCGGCGGGGGAGCCGGGCTGGCTGCCGTCTACAACGTCCCGCTCGGAGGGGCGTTCTTCACTGCCGAAATCCTCGTCGGGTCGGTCTCCATCGCCACGATGCTGCCTGCGCTGGCCTGCTGCGGCATCGCCACCGTGACCGCCTGGGTCTACCTGCCCAACCAGGCGACCTATCTCGACGTCCCCGGCTATCACGTCAGCCCGGCCCTACTGGTCTGGGCTCTGCTGGCCGGGCCGCTGATCGGACTCGGCGCCGCCGGCTACATCCGTGGCATCGGGTGGCTGTCCCACCACCGCATCACCGGCACCCCCAGCCTGTTCGCGCCGCTGGTCGCGTTCGGCGCCTTGGGCGTTATCGGGATCGCCTACCCGCAGCTGTTCGGCAACGGCAAGGACATGGCCCACGACGCCTTCCTCGGCGGCGGCACGATCGGCTTCCTGCTGGTGCTCGCGGTGCTCAAGCCGGCCGTGACCGCGCTGTGTCTGGCCAGCGGCGCGTCCGGTGGATTGTTCACTCCGGTCATGAGCACCGGCGCCGTCCTCGGTGGCGGACTGGGACTGGTGTGGACCCATCTGTGGCCAGGCACCCCGGTCGGGGCGTACGCGATGGTCGGTGCCGCGGCGATGATCGGCTGCGCCATGCAGGCCCCGATCACCGGGCTCGCGCTGGTGCTGGAACTGACCCACAGCGGCTTCGGTCTGATGACCCCGATGATCATCGCCACCGTCATCGCCACCGCGGCGGTCCGCTATCTCGACGGGTACTCGATCTACTCCGCGCGACTGCCCGCTCGGCCGGCCGCGCCGGGCCCAGCTGCCGTTCCCGCCGACGGGTCAGGCGGGCTCGGCGATCGCTGA
- a CDS encoding MarR family winged helix-turn-helix transcriptional regulator translates to MSKPTASTARRPRASASDVDELVTAVLGASRVLVGVSARSLSDIEDAVTLTQFRTLVVLSNSGEINLNRLAELLDVTPSTAMRMIDRLLAADLVTRRDNPANRREVVLGLTDGGEQLVRQVTAKRRREIARIVTAMPEAQRNDLVDALRAFADAAGEPEPRSAVGTAVGW, encoded by the coding sequence GTGAGTAAGCCAACAGCCTCGACGGCCCGACGGCCGCGAGCGTCCGCCAGCGACGTCGACGAGCTGGTAACCGCGGTCCTCGGCGCCTCCCGCGTCCTGGTCGGGGTATCGGCGCGATCGCTGTCCGACATCGAGGACGCGGTCACGCTCACCCAGTTCCGCACCCTGGTCGTGCTGAGCAACTCCGGGGAGATCAACCTCAACCGCCTCGCCGAACTGCTCGACGTGACACCATCTACGGCGATGCGCATGATCGACAGGCTGCTGGCTGCGGACCTGGTGACCCGCCGCGACAACCCCGCCAACCGGCGCGAGGTCGTGCTCGGCCTCACCGACGGCGGCGAGCAGCTCGTGCGCCAGGTCACCGCCAAACGCCGCCGCGAGATCGCCCGCATCGTGACCGCCATGCCCGAAGCGCAACGCAACGACCTCGTCGACGCGTTGCGGGCCTTCGCCGACGCCGCAGGCGAGCCCGAACCCCGCTCAGCAGTCGGCACAGCCGTGGGCTGGTAA
- a CDS encoding chloride channel protein: MTSADLTDSGSDPRQRALSRALPVQLGRERLLTTLRGSSTGLLALSLLVGAGAGAGAVVFRWLITSFTLALSGHADYAGLGHVANPHVPGLGRWFVLFAPVVAGLLYGPLVHFFAREARGHGVPEVMFAVARKGGRIAPQVAAVKALASALCIGGGGSVGREGPIVQIGSALGSTLGRVMQVSEERMRLLVACGAAGGISATFNAPLAGVFFAMELILRDFNGQAFGMVVLASVTASVIGRAALGNQPFLHLPAFTVDHLSQYLLFALLGLIAGVVGVGFTRVLYWIEDACDWAWRGPEWLRPAVGGLLLGGLLLVLPEMYGVGYPVLGNGIAGKYAIAFLILLLVGKAVATSLTIGIGGSGGVFAPSLFIGAMLGAAYGQGLHHLIPSAAGPAGAYALIGMGAVFAGSARAPITAVVILFELTGEYSIILPLMTAIVLATGVSHLFSRDTIYTLKLRRRGVDLDEPGAAGLPFVTGTAGQVMEPAGESVTQNRTLIEAAQHLRRSTHGQLPVLDDRGCYRGVISARAVADALADGNHDIAVVGDHVELPQTIRADQHLDDALDVLENAPGGVPVLDAGGAQVVGWLTHQAVLTAVRPPRPPMVSPIVREGTDPEAT, from the coding sequence ATGACATCAGCGGACCTGACCGACAGCGGCAGCGATCCCCGCCAGCGCGCGCTCTCCCGTGCCCTGCCGGTGCAACTCGGCCGGGAGCGGCTGCTAACCACGCTACGCGGCTCGAGTACGGGTCTACTCGCCCTGAGCCTGCTGGTCGGCGCGGGTGCCGGGGCGGGCGCGGTCGTGTTCCGGTGGCTGATCACGAGCTTCACCCTGGCGCTGTCCGGGCACGCCGACTACGCGGGCCTCGGACACGTCGCCAACCCGCACGTGCCGGGTCTGGGCCGCTGGTTCGTGTTGTTCGCCCCGGTGGTGGCGGGATTGCTGTACGGGCCGCTGGTGCACTTCTTCGCCAGGGAAGCCCGAGGCCACGGTGTACCCGAGGTGATGTTCGCCGTGGCGCGCAAGGGTGGCCGGATCGCGCCGCAGGTCGCGGCGGTCAAGGCCCTGGCCTCGGCGCTGTGCATCGGCGGCGGCGGGTCCGTCGGCCGGGAGGGTCCCATTGTGCAGATCGGCTCCGCGCTCGGCTCGACGCTGGGACGAGTGATGCAGGTGAGTGAGGAGCGGATGCGGCTGCTGGTCGCGTGCGGTGCCGCCGGCGGCATCTCGGCCACGTTCAACGCGCCACTGGCCGGGGTGTTCTTCGCCATGGAGCTCATCCTGCGCGACTTCAACGGCCAGGCCTTCGGCATGGTCGTGCTCGCCTCGGTCACCGCCAGCGTCATCGGCCGGGCCGCGCTGGGTAACCAGCCGTTCCTGCACCTACCCGCCTTCACCGTGGACCACCTGTCGCAGTACCTGCTCTTCGCGCTGCTGGGCCTGATCGCCGGTGTCGTCGGTGTCGGCTTCACCCGCGTGCTGTACTGGATCGAGGATGCGTGCGACTGGGCCTGGCGCGGCCCGGAATGGCTGCGCCCGGCGGTCGGCGGCCTGCTGCTCGGCGGTCTGCTGCTGGTGCTGCCGGAAATGTATGGGGTGGGCTACCCGGTGCTGGGTAACGGGATTGCCGGCAAGTACGCGATCGCCTTCCTGATTCTGCTGCTCGTCGGCAAAGCGGTCGCGACCAGTCTCACCATCGGCATCGGCGGCTCCGGTGGGGTGTTCGCGCCGAGCCTGTTCATCGGGGCCATGCTGGGCGCCGCCTACGGCCAGGGCCTGCACCACCTGATCCCAAGCGCCGCGGGCCCGGCCGGGGCGTACGCGCTGATCGGAATGGGCGCGGTGTTCGCCGGCTCAGCCCGCGCGCCCATCACCGCGGTGGTGATCCTCTTCGAGTTGACCGGGGAGTACTCGATCATCCTGCCGCTGATGACCGCGATCGTCCTTGCCACCGGTGTCAGCCACCTGTTTTCCCGCGACACCATCTACACCCTCAAACTGCGCCGCCGCGGCGTGGATCTGGACGAGCCCGGCGCCGCTGGGCTGCCGTTCGTCACAGGCACGGCCGGGCAGGTCATGGAACCGGCCGGCGAGTCAGTCACCCAGAACCGCACGCTGATCGAGGCGGCCCAGCACCTCAGACGCTCCACACACGGTCAGCTGCCGGTCCTCGACGACCGCGGTTGCTACCGCGGGGTGATCAGCGCCCGGGCCGTGGCTGACGCCCTCGCCGACGGCAACCACGACATCGCTGTGGTCGGTGATCATGTGGAACTGCCGCAGACCATCCGCGCCGACCAGCACCTGGACGACGCCCTCGACGTGCTCGAGAACGCGCCCGGCGGTGTGCCCGTCCTGGATGCCGGCGGTGCGCAGGTTGTCGGATGGCTCACCCACCAAGCAGTGCTTACTGCGGTTCGCCCCCCGCGTCCGCCGATGGTCTCGCCGATCGTCCGGGAGGGCACGGATCCCGAGGCGACCTGA
- the lgt gene encoding prolipoprotein diacylglyceryl transferase: MTEKPLAYLPSPAQSVWHLGPLPIHAYALCIVAGIAVALRVAANRWRTVGGREGDLWDVSGWAIVFGIIGGRLYHVISDPELYFKHGEHPLNALKIWDGGLGIWGAVALGGLGAWIGCHRKGIRLSVFADVVIPGVVAAQGLGRWGNWFNNELYGGPTSLPWGLRVHCLDIITGHATPFGTADGGQVCHSSATVAGLFQPTFLYESVWDISLALILIWVSRRWRLGSGQLFALYVMGYTAGRGWIEALRHDHANHILGLRLNDWTSIIVFLLGIAMFAWRRRIRHDAPYISERSEEPVSAKT, translated from the coding sequence ATGACAGAAAAGCCGCTGGCGTATCTGCCTTCCCCGGCCCAGAGTGTCTGGCATCTCGGACCGTTGCCGATCCACGCCTACGCCCTGTGCATCGTCGCCGGAATCGCCGTCGCGCTGCGGGTGGCGGCGAACCGGTGGCGCACCGTCGGCGGGCGCGAGGGCGACCTGTGGGACGTGTCGGGCTGGGCGATCGTGTTCGGCATCATCGGCGGACGCCTGTACCACGTGATCTCTGACCCCGAGCTGTACTTCAAACACGGCGAGCACCCGCTCAACGCACTCAAGATCTGGGACGGCGGCCTGGGCATCTGGGGCGCCGTCGCCCTCGGCGGACTCGGTGCCTGGATCGGCTGCCACCGCAAAGGCATCCGACTCTCGGTGTTCGCCGACGTCGTCATCCCCGGCGTCGTCGCCGCACAGGGATTGGGGCGGTGGGGCAACTGGTTCAACAACGAACTCTACGGCGGACCGACCAGCCTGCCCTGGGGCCTGCGGGTGCATTGCCTGGACATCATCACCGGCCACGCCACACCGTTCGGGACCGCCGACGGCGGGCAAGTCTGTCACAGCAGCGCAACCGTGGCCGGACTGTTCCAACCGACGTTCCTGTACGAGTCGGTGTGGGACATCAGCCTCGCCCTGATCCTGATCTGGGTCAGCCGACGCTGGCGACTCGGCTCCGGGCAGCTCTTCGCGCTCTACGTCATGGGCTACACCGCCGGACGAGGCTGGATCGAAGCCCTGCGCCATGACCACGCCAACCACATCCTCGGCCTGCGCCTCAACGACTGGACCTCCATCATCGTCTTCCTCCTCGGCATCGCGATGTTTGCCTGGCGACGCCGAATCCGCCACGACGCCCCTTACATCAGCGAACGTTCCGAGGAACCGGTCAGCGCCAAAACCTGA
- a CDS encoding phosphatase PAP2 family protein, which translates to MRPQIRLSTDLGSVTERSRRRPVRWWRELILVAGFYAVYDSIRGVIAGSIPRAQSDAAELLRWERWTHLDPEHGLNNALQHVGVLAVPACYFYATLHFVVTPAVLIWIYKARPGAYRHARTVLAVVTASALLGFWRFPTAPPRLLTAGGFHDTLAGYSQWGWWGSDASVPAGAAAIANQFAAMPSLHMAWAVWCGVTVYRLASRRWLRILAVAYPVLTALVVLGTANHFLADVLAGAGLWVLADFGVRHVARSAPTPDQDAVEEASLQ; encoded by the coding sequence GTGAGGCCGCAGATCCGGCTCTCGACCGACCTGGGCTCGGTCACGGAACGCAGCCGTCGCCGGCCGGTTCGGTGGTGGCGGGAGCTGATCTTGGTCGCCGGGTTCTACGCGGTCTACGACTCGATCCGGGGCGTCATCGCCGGCAGCATCCCGCGGGCCCAGAGCGACGCCGCTGAGCTGCTGCGGTGGGAACGCTGGACCCACCTGGACCCTGAACATGGCCTGAACAACGCCTTGCAGCACGTCGGCGTCCTGGCGGTTCCGGCCTGCTACTTCTACGCCACGTTGCACTTCGTCGTGACCCCGGCGGTGTTGATCTGGATCTACAAGGCGCGTCCGGGCGCCTATCGCCACGCCCGCACGGTCTTGGCCGTCGTGACCGCCTCGGCGCTGCTCGGGTTCTGGAGGTTCCCGACCGCCCCGCCTCGGTTGCTGACCGCCGGCGGGTTCCACGACACCCTGGCGGGCTACAGCCAGTGGGGTTGGTGGGGCAGTGATGCGAGCGTTCCGGCCGGGGCGGCGGCGATCGCGAACCAGTTCGCGGCGATGCCCTCCCTGCACATGGCATGGGCCGTCTGGTGCGGCGTCACCGTCTATCGGCTCGCCTCGCGCCGGTGGCTCCGGATACTCGCGGTCGCCTATCCCGTGCTGACCGCGTTGGTGGTGCTCGGCACCGCCAACCACTTCCTGGCCGACGTGCTCGCCGGCGCGGGGCTATGGGTGCTGGCTGATTTCGGTGTGCGGCATGTCGCCCGGTCGGCGCCGACCCCAGATCAGGACGCGGTCGAGGAGGCGTCACTTCAGTGA
- a CDS encoding DUF4396 domain-containing protein: MSWFGMQIGMVLGFPTAYPVNAWLIRVGTKEAP, encoded by the coding sequence GTGTCTTGGTTCGGCATGCAGATCGGGATGGTCCTGGGCTTCCCGACCGCCTATCCGGTCAACGCCTGGCTGATCCGGGTGGGCACCAAGGAAGCGCCGTAG
- a CDS encoding MarR family winged helix-turn-helix transcriptional regulator, which yields MARRPETPKPDRSTSVEVWALADVVNRLRRILRSSIRSEFPWERLPMAQVEILQRLAEEPGLRVTELAARQKLAINTVSNVLQQMVLAGLVDRRVDQYDRRAVTVHLTNTGQEQLQGWMQANGRRLDAAFSDLAEKDRTAILATLPSLSRLVERLESIERLEGLDGSDQSAEPNGKSA from the coding sequence GTGGCCCGCCGACCAGAGACCCCCAAGCCGGATCGCTCGACTTCAGTAGAGGTCTGGGCATTGGCTGACGTCGTCAACCGGCTGCGCCGCATCCTGCGCTCCAGCATCCGCAGCGAGTTCCCCTGGGAGCGCCTGCCCATGGCCCAGGTCGAGATCCTGCAACGCCTGGCCGAGGAACCCGGCCTGCGCGTCACCGAACTCGCCGCCCGCCAGAAGCTGGCCATCAACACCGTCAGCAACGTTCTGCAGCAGATGGTCCTGGCCGGACTGGTCGACCGCCGCGTCGATCAGTACGACCGGCGCGCCGTCACCGTGCACCTCACCAACACCGGGCAGGAGCAGCTACAGGGCTGGATGCAGGCCAACGGCCGCCGCCTGGACGCCGCGTTCAGCGACCTGGCCGAGAAAGACCGCACCGCGATCCTCGCGACCCTGCCGTCGCTGAGCCGGCTCGTCGAACGCCTGGAAAGCATCGAGCGCCTCGAAGGACTGGACGGGTCCGACCAGTCGGCCGAACCGAACGGCAAGTCGGCATGA
- a CDS encoding glycoside hydrolase family 15 protein: MTARLSDMAPHVLREYALIADGERGALCGPHGDLAWLCAPRWDDDAVFSTLVGGAGGYAVTPTERHVWGGSYEPGSLIWRNRWVTDSAVIECRDALAMPAQEHCAVILRRIEASADPARVRVLLDVRARFGQDGMHSLSRDADGTWTGRSGRLRFRWTGAPDAVLDGHGQLALEITVAAGAHHDLVLQISDRDGEPTPRAGELWRETASTWAASVPDFTDSAAPRDARQGYAVLRGLTGSGGGMVAAATMSLPEKAKAGRNYDYRYVWIRDQCYAGLAVAAHGPDRLLSDAVHFVAGALAADGANLKPAYTAGGGRVPDETRLPLPGYPGGADVRGNWVNEQFQLDAPGEALQLFAAAAGHGMIDRDLITAVETAISVIEARWQQPDAGIWELHDDWWTHSRLACVAGLRRAAAVPAFGDGDRLTRLAATITAETSRRCLRADGAWQRSPTKHGVDAALLLPAVRGAFRADDSRTHATLAAVRDQLSVEGYVYRYQQPGRPLGDTEGAFVLCGFITALAEAHQGNHAAAVRLFERNRSASGPPGLLAEEFDINQRQLRGNLPQAFVHALLLETALVLSEKDTR, encoded by the coding sequence ATGACCGCGCGACTGTCCGACATGGCCCCGCATGTGCTGCGCGAGTACGCGCTGATCGCCGACGGCGAGCGCGGAGCGCTCTGCGGCCCGCACGGCGACCTGGCCTGGCTGTGCGCGCCGCGCTGGGATGACGACGCGGTGTTCTCCACCCTGGTCGGCGGCGCCGGAGGGTACGCCGTCACCCCGACCGAGCGGCACGTCTGGGGCGGCTCTTATGAGCCCGGGTCGCTGATCTGGCGCAACCGGTGGGTCACTGACAGCGCGGTGATCGAATGCCGCGACGCGCTCGCGATGCCCGCGCAGGAACACTGCGCGGTGATCCTGCGCCGGATCGAGGCCTCCGCCGATCCGGCGCGGGTACGGGTCCTACTCGATGTTCGCGCCCGGTTCGGCCAGGACGGCATGCACAGCCTGAGCCGTGACGCCGATGGAACGTGGACCGGCCGCTCCGGGCGGCTACGGTTCCGCTGGACCGGCGCCCCCGATGCGGTCCTGGATGGGCACGGCCAGCTCGCTCTGGAGATCACCGTGGCCGCGGGGGCGCACCATGACCTGGTGCTGCAGATCAGCGACCGGGACGGCGAGCCCACCCCGCGGGCAGGCGAACTCTGGCGGGAGACTGCGTCGACCTGGGCGGCCAGCGTGCCCGACTTCACCGACTCGGCAGCACCGCGCGACGCGCGCCAGGGCTACGCCGTGCTGCGCGGGCTCACCGGCTCGGGCGGCGGCATGGTCGCCGCCGCCACCATGTCGCTGCCGGAAAAGGCGAAAGCCGGACGTAACTATGACTACCGCTACGTGTGGATCCGCGACCAGTGCTACGCCGGCCTGGCAGTCGCCGCGCACGGGCCGGACCGGCTGCTGAGCGACGCCGTCCACTTCGTCGCCGGTGCGCTCGCCGCCGACGGGGCCAACCTCAAACCCGCCTACACCGCCGGCGGCGGCCGGGTCCCCGACGAAACCCGGCTCCCGCTGCCCGGATACCCCGGCGGTGCCGACGTGCGCGGCAACTGGGTCAACGAGCAGTTCCAGCTCGACGCGCCCGGCGAGGCCCTGCAGCTGTTCGCCGCCGCCGCCGGACACGGAATGATCGATCGGGACCTGATCACGGCAGTCGAAACTGCGATATCGGTCATTGAGGCCCGCTGGCAGCAGCCCGACGCCGGCATCTGGGAATTGCACGATGACTGGTGGACCCACTCACGGCTGGCCTGCGTCGCCGGCCTGCGCCGCGCCGCGGCCGTCCCAGCCTTCGGCGACGGCGACCGGCTCACCCGGCTGGCGGCCACCATCACCGCAGAAACGAGCCGCCGCTGTCTGCGAGCCGACGGCGCCTGGCAACGCAGCCCGACCAAACACGGCGTCGACGCCGCACTACTGCTGCCCGCCGTGCGCGGCGCGTTCCGCGCCGATGACTCCCGTACCCACGCCACGCTCGCCGCGGTCCGCGACCAACTCAGCGTCGAGGGCTACGTCTACCGCTACCAGCAACCCGGCCGCCCGCTGGGCGACACCGAGGGCGCATTCGTGCTGTGCGGGTTCATCACCGCCCTTGCCGAAGCACACCAAGGAAACCACGCCGCCGCGGTGCGACTGTTCGAACGTAACCGCTCCGCCAGCGGACCACCCGGCCTGCTCGCCGAGGAATTCGACATCAATCAACGACAACTCCGCGGTAACTTGCCCCAAGCGTTCGTCCACGCCCTGCTGCTGGAAACCGCATTGGTCCTCAGCGAGAAGGACACGCGATGA
- a CDS encoding SDR family oxidoreductase has translation MGRAAIQRGDVVVVTGASAGIGRASALAFARRGATVALLARGETGLKAAAAEVEQAGGAALTIPVDVVDADAVTAAAQRVEAELGPIRVWVNVAFSSVFARFEDISPAEYRRATEVSYLGYVYATMAALEHMRPRNRGTIVQVGSALAYRGIPLQTAYCGAKHAVQGFHESLRCELLHEHSGINVTMVQMPAVNTPQFSWLLSRLPHQAQPVPPIYQPEVAAAAVLHAAEHPHRREYWVGSTTMATLAANAIAPGLLDRYLAKTGFAAQQRATRRDPNEPVNLWEPADGPDGRDFGTHGRFDDRSHTLDPQLLASRHHGLLGAAAGALLGAALVLRGARR, from the coding sequence ATGGGCAGGGCAGCCATTCAGCGCGGCGATGTGGTTGTGGTGACCGGGGCCAGCGCCGGCATCGGACGGGCCAGTGCTCTGGCGTTCGCGCGGCGCGGGGCGACTGTGGCGCTGCTGGCGCGCGGGGAGACCGGACTCAAGGCCGCTGCGGCGGAGGTCGAGCAGGCCGGCGGCGCGGCGCTGACCATCCCGGTCGATGTGGTCGATGCCGATGCCGTGACTGCGGCCGCTCAGCGGGTCGAGGCCGAGCTCGGCCCGATCCGGGTCTGGGTGAACGTAGCGTTCTCCTCCGTCTTCGCCCGGTTCGAGGACATCAGCCCCGCTGAGTATCGGCGGGCGACCGAGGTGTCCTACCTCGGCTACGTCTACGCCACCATGGCCGCGCTGGAGCACATGCGGCCTCGCAACCGCGGCACGATCGTCCAGGTCGGCTCGGCACTGGCCTACCGGGGCATCCCGCTGCAGACCGCCTATTGCGGCGCCAAGCACGCCGTGCAGGGCTTTCACGAATCGCTGCGCTGCGAGTTGCTGCACGAGCACAGCGGCATCAACGTCACGATGGTGCAGATGCCGGCGGTCAACACCCCGCAGTTCTCCTGGCTGCTGTCCCGACTGCCGCACCAGGCCCAGCCCGTCCCACCGATCTACCAGCCCGAGGTCGCGGCGGCTGCGGTGCTGCACGCCGCCGAGCATCCTCACCGGCGCGAATATTGGGTCGGCTCGACCACGATGGCCACCCTGGCGGCCAACGCGATCGCGCCCGGACTGCTGGACCGCTACCTGGCCAAGACCGGCTTCGCCGCCCAGCAGCGGGCCACCCGCCGTGACCCGAACGAGCCGGTGAACCTATGGGAGCCGGCCGACGGGCCGGACGGGCGCGACTTCGGCACCCACGGTCGCTTCGATGACCGGTCCCACACCCTGGATCCGCAACTGCTCGCCTCACGCCACCACGGGCTGCTCGGCGCGGCAGCCGGGGCGCTGCTCGGCGCGGCGCTGGTATTGCGCGGGGCACGACGGTGA